The Candidatus Hydrogenedentota bacterium genome segment GGCCGGAAATAACGCGGGGAAGCGTGCGCTTCCCGAGGGTGTGTTATGCGTAAAACCCCTCTGCATGACGAATACGCGCGCCTGGGCGCCAAAGTTGTCGACTTTCACGGCTGGGCGCTCCCGGTGCAATTCGGCGGCATCATCGAGGAACATCTCCACACGCGGTCGCGCGCGGGTCTGTTCGACTGTTCCCACATGTCCGAGTTCCTGGTTCAAGGCCGCGAAGCCATCGCCGCGCTCGACGCGCTGGTCTTCTCCGATTTTGTCAACCTCAAGATAGGCCGTTGCCGTTACAGTGCCTTGATGAACGACCGCGCGGGCATTGTCGATGATTGCGTCGGCGTCCGCCTTGACGAGGAAACGCTGTACCTCGTGACCAATGCAGGGCCCGTGGCCGCGGTCGAGGCCCTGTTTGCCCGATACGGCGTCAAGGCCGCCAATATCTCCGCCGCCACGGCGAAAATCGACGTGCAGGGACCGCAATCCCGGGATGTGCTGCTCGCGCTCGGCCTGACCGATGCCGCCCCGCTTGCGTACTGGAACGCGCAACGCACGCAATGGCGGGGACGCGCCGTGCTTGTGGCGCGTGCGGGTTACACGGGCGAACTGGGCTATGAACTCTATATCGACAACGACCTGGCCGTGGACTTGTGGCGCGCCTTGCTGGAACAGCCCGGCGCCGCGCCGTGCGGCTTGGGCGCGCGCGACACGCTGCGCCTCGAGGTGGGCTATCCCCTGTACGGCGAAGACGAGTCGGAAGACAAGACCCCGCTCGAATGCGGCATGGGCCGTTTCATCCAGTGGGACAAGGAATTCAATGGCAAGGCCGTGCTCGAGGCCCAGCGCGCGCGGGACGACTATCACCGGCTTACCGCCATCGTATCGGCGGACCGGCGTTCGCCGCGGCATGGATTCGAGGTAAAGCACGGTGGCGAAACGGCCGGCGTCGTGACCAGCGGCACCTACGGTCCGAGCGTGGGCCGCGGCGTCGGGTTTGCCTCGCTCGCGCCCGCATACGCGCGCCCCGGCGTGGCGTTGACCGCCGGCCCCAGGGAGATGCCGGTTACCACGACGGAAATTCCCATCTACAGGGATGGGACATGCCGCTTGAAAGTGTGATGCGTTGGAGCGCGGCAGCCTGCTGCCGCTTGGAGGAGCGCCATAACGACCCGGGTTGCGGTAATTGTCATTGTGAGCGTAAGGACTCGGCGAAATGAGGAATGAATCAATGGACCCGAAGAAACTGCAGTACACCAAGGATCACGAGTGGATCGGGCGCGACGGCGACCTGTATGTCGCCGGCATCACGGACTACGCGCAGGAACAGCTGGGCGATGTCACCTATGTCGAGTTGCCGGAGGCCGGGCGCAAGGTCGCCGCGGAAGAGGAGGTGGCGGTCGTCGAGTCGGTCAAGGCGGCCAGCGACGTGTTCGCGCCGGTAGCAGGCACCATCGCGGCTGTCAACGAGGCGCTCGAAGCCCGGCCCGAACTGGTGAATCAGGACCCCTATGGCGAGGGCTGGTTCTTCAAGTTGCGGGACGTCAAAGTGTCCGACCTGGACGCGTTGATGGACGCTGCGGCGTACGAGGCCTTCCTGACGACACTGGAGGATTGAATGAGCTGGGTACCCCACACGGACGCCGACCGCGCCGCGATGCTCGCGGCCATCGGCGTCGGCACGGCGGATGCGCTGTTCGATAGCATCCCGCCGGAATCGCGGCTCAGGTCGTGGAGCCTGCCGCCGGGCCTTTCCGAGATGCAGGTGCGCCGTCTGTTCGAACAGCTTGCGGCTCGCAACGACGCCGGCCCGGTCTGTTTTCTGGGCGGCGGCTACTACGACCATTACATCCCGGCGGCCGTGGACGCGTTGCAGGGCCGCAGCGAGTTCTACACGGCGTACACGCCGTATCAACCCGAGTGCTCTCAGGGCACGCTGCAGGCCATCTACGAATATCAGTCGGCCATCTGCCGCCTGACCGGCATGGATTACGCGAACGCCTCGCTCTACGACGGCGGCACGGCCATATTCGAGGCAAGCACGATGGCCGTGCGCGTGACGGGCCGGCGCCGCGTCGTCTGCCATCCGTCGTTGAACCCGGCCTATCGCGCCATGCTCGATACACATGCCGCGAATCTCGGCCTGGAGCTCCTGGATGGAGACGACCCCGCGGACGCCGCATGCGTGATCGCGCAAAACCCGGCGTTTCTGGGCGATGTCGCCGATTTCGCGCCGCTGGCCGCGCGCTGTCACGAGGTTGGCGCGCTGTTCACGCTCTCCGTGTACCCGGTCTCGCTCGGGCTGCTGAAAACGCCCGGCGAGATGGGCGCGGACATCGCCGTCGCGGAGGGCCAGAGTCTTGGGCTGCCGCTCGGTTTCGGCGGCCCGTATCTTGGCATCTTGGCCACGCGCAAAGAGCACGTGCGCAAGATGCCGGGGCGTATTGCCGGCATGACGCAGGACCAGCAGGGCCGCCGCGGCTTCGTACTCACGCTCCAGGCGCGCGAGCAGCACATCCGCCGCGCGAAAGCCACGTCGAATATCTGCACGAACCAGGCGCTGTGCGCGTTGCGCGCCTTGATCCATCTGAGCCTGCTCGGGAAAGAGGGGCTGCGCGAGGTCGCCGCGGCCTGTCACGCGAAAGCCGAGTATCTGAAGAAGAAACTCGTTTTCACGCGACTGCTCAACGAGCATCCGACGTTCAACGAGTTCGCGGTGCGCCTGCCGCGCGACGCGCGCGAGACCGTCGCGCGGCTGCGCCAGGAGGGATATCACGCCGGGCTGCCCCTGGCGTGCGTTGACCGCGGCGGTCCGAACGACCTACTCATCGCCGTCACGGAAAAACGCACCCGAGAGGAACTGAACGCCTTCGCCGCCGCATTGGAGCATGCCGCATGCAGCTAATCTACGAGAAATCCTGCCCGGGCCGCCGCGCGGTCCGTTTCGACGCCCTCGATGTGCCGGAGGCCGCGCTGCCCGCCGAATTGTGCCGCCGCGAGGCCGCGCTCCTGCCCGAAGTGGCCGAGATTGACGTGGTGCGTCATTTCACGCATCTGTCGCAGCGCAATTTCGGAATCGATTCGCATTTCTATCCGCTCGGTTCCTGCACGATGAAGTACAACCCCAAGATTGCCGAAGTCGTGGCCGCATTGCCCGGCTTCGCGCAATTGCACCCGCATCTGGCGAACGTGCCCGAGTACGAGGGCGCCGTACAGGGCGCATATGCGCTCATACACGACCTGGAACGGTTCCTGGCCGAGATCGGCGGAATGCGCGCGGCCAGCATCCAGCCCATCGCGGGCGCCCACGGCGAATTGACCGGTGCGCTGCTCATCGCGGCCTACCACCGCGACCGCGGCAACACGCACAAGGACACGATTCTCATACCGGACTCCGCGCACGGCACAAACCCCGCCAGCGCGGTCATCGCGGGGTTCAACGTGGTCGAGGTTCCGTCGTGCGCGAAGGGGTTCGTCGATTTCGACGCCATGAAAGGCGCGCTCATGGACAACGTGGCCGGCATCATGTTGACGTGCCCGAACACGCACGGCCTGTTCGAACCGCAGGTGTCCGAGATCGCGCGGCTGGCGCATGAGAAAGACGCGTTGCTCTATTATGACGGCGCGAACCTGAACGCCATCGTTGGCCAGTGCCGCCCCGGCGACCTCGGTTTCGACGTCATGCATTTCAACTTGCACAAAACCTTCGCCACCCCGCACGGCGGGGGAGGGCCCGGTTCGGGTCCCGTCGGCGTGGGCGAGCGGCTGCTTCCCTTTCTGCCGGGGCCGCGCGTGGTGAAACAGGGCGACCGCTATACCCTCGAAGCCCCGCCCAAGTCCATCGGGCGCGTCGCCGCATTCTTCGGCAATTTCCTGATCGCCGTGCGGGCCTACGCATTCCTGCGCTATTACGGCGGCGAAGGGCTGCGAGGCATGAGCCGCGACGCAGTGCTTAACGCGAATTACATCCAGGCGCGCCTGCGTCAGGCGTATCAGCCTGCATTCGAGACGCGTTGCATGCACGAGTGCGTATTCACGGCGGCGCGGCAGGCCGAGAAGGGCGTGCGCGCCATGGACATCGCGAAGGCGTTACTGGACAAGGGCTTTCACGCGCCCACCGTCTATTTCCCGCTTACGGTCAAGGAGTGCCTGATGGTCGAGCCGACGGAGTCCGAGTGCAAGGAGACGCTCGACGCGTTCTGCGACGCCATGCTCGAAATCGCCGCGCGCGTGGACAGCGACCCGGATTCGCTGCACGCCGCGCCCGTAACCACGCCCGTCGGCAGGCTGGACGAAGTCAAAGCCGCAAAGGACCTCAACTGCGCCTGCCTGTGAGGGCCCGTCAAACCATGCGCGTGCTCGATTGCTCGCTGCCGTCGCCGGCGCGGAATCTCGCGCTCGATGAAGCCTTGTTGAACAGCGTCGAACGCAATGCGGCCCCGGACACGCTGCGGTTCTGGGAGAGCGCGGCGCCTTTCGTCGTCATCGGCACGGCGCAGGCGCTGCACGAAGAAGTCTACGAAGACCGCTGCCGCACGGACGGCATCGCCATCCTCCGCCGCTGCAGCGCGGGCGGCTGCGTCCTCCAGGGGCCGGGCTGCCTCAATTTCGCGCTCGCATTGCGCACCGAGAGCCGGCCCGAGATCGCCTCGCTGCATCCTTCCTATGACTTTATCCTTGGCGCGATCATTCGTGCATTCGCGCGGCGCGGAATTCACCTTGAAACCGCGGGCATTTCCGACCTCGTGCTGCACGGCCGGAAAGTCTCCGGAAACGCGCAGCGGCGACGGCGCCGCGCCATCCTGCATCAC includes the following:
- the gcvT gene encoding glycine cleavage system aminomethyltransferase GcvT, which encodes MRKTPLHDEYARLGAKVVDFHGWALPVQFGGIIEEHLHTRSRAGLFDCSHMSEFLVQGREAIAALDALVFSDFVNLKIGRCRYSALMNDRAGIVDDCVGVRLDEETLYLVTNAGPVAAVEALFARYGVKAANISAATAKIDVQGPQSRDVLLALGLTDAAPLAYWNAQRTQWRGRAVLVARAGYTGELGYELYIDNDLAVDLWRALLEQPGAAPCGLGARDTLRLEVGYPLYGEDESEDKTPLECGMGRFIQWDKEFNGKAVLEAQRARDDYHRLTAIVSADRRSPRHGFEVKHGGETAGVVTSGTYGPSVGRGVGFASLAPAYARPGVALTAGPREMPVTTTEIPIYRDGTCRLKV
- the gcvH gene encoding glycine cleavage system protein GcvH, with translation MDPKKLQYTKDHEWIGRDGDLYVAGITDYAQEQLGDVTYVELPEAGRKVAAEEEVAVVESVKAASDVFAPVAGTIAAVNEALEARPELVNQDPYGEGWFFKLRDVKVSDLDALMDAAAYEAFLTTLED
- the gcvPA gene encoding aminomethyl-transferring glycine dehydrogenase subunit GcvPA, with translation MSWVPHTDADRAAMLAAIGVGTADALFDSIPPESRLRSWSLPPGLSEMQVRRLFEQLAARNDAGPVCFLGGGYYDHYIPAAVDALQGRSEFYTAYTPYQPECSQGTLQAIYEYQSAICRLTGMDYANASLYDGGTAIFEASTMAVRVTGRRRVVCHPSLNPAYRAMLDTHAANLGLELLDGDDPADAACVIAQNPAFLGDVADFAPLAARCHEVGALFTLSVYPVSLGLLKTPGEMGADIAVAEGQSLGLPLGFGGPYLGILATRKEHVRKMPGRIAGMTQDQQGRRGFVLTLQAREQHIRRAKATSNICTNQALCALRALIHLSLLGKEGLREVAAACHAKAEYLKKKLVFTRLLNEHPTFNEFAVRLPRDARETVARLRQEGYHAGLPLACVDRGGPNDLLIAVTEKRTREELNAFAAALEHAACS
- the gcvPB gene encoding aminomethyl-transferring glycine dehydrogenase subunit GcvPB, producing MQLIYEKSCPGRRAVRFDALDVPEAALPAELCRREAALLPEVAEIDVVRHFTHLSQRNFGIDSHFYPLGSCTMKYNPKIAEVVAALPGFAQLHPHLANVPEYEGAVQGAYALIHDLERFLAEIGGMRAASIQPIAGAHGELTGALLIAAYHRDRGNTHKDTILIPDSAHGTNPASAVIAGFNVVEVPSCAKGFVDFDAMKGALMDNVAGIMLTCPNTHGLFEPQVSEIARLAHEKDALLYYDGANLNAIVGQCRPGDLGFDVMHFNLHKTFATPHGGGGPGSGPVGVGERLLPFLPGPRVVKQGDRYTLEAPPKSIGRVAAFFGNFLIAVRAYAFLRYYGGEGLRGMSRDAVLNANYIQARLRQAYQPAFETRCMHECVFTAARQAEKGVRAMDIAKALLDKGFHAPTVYFPLTVKECLMVEPTESECKETLDAFCDAMLEIAARVDSDPDSLHAAPVTTPVGRLDEVKAAKDLNCACL
- a CDS encoding lipoate--protein ligase family protein — its product is MRVLDCSLPSPARNLALDEALLNSVERNAAPDTLRFWESAAPFVVIGTAQALHEEVYEDRCRTDGIAILRRCSAGGCVLQGPGCLNFALALRTESRPEIASLHPSYDFILGAIIRAFARRGIHLETAGISDLVLHGRKVSGNAQRRRRRAILHHGTLLYRADTARMDRFLKEPLARPAYRGRRTHAQFVTALPLPPATLHAAVCEAFGAAPAFEEPLPSEMDECRELACSKYESTAWTYRR